A window of Clostridium sp. Marseille-P299 contains these coding sequences:
- a CDS encoding TIGR03943 family putative permease subunit yields MEIPVYLVNGFLESGKTSFVNETFSDPEFTNGEKTLLILCEEGIEEYDEKQLAAMNVDIVTVEEEEEFTEELLAQYQSFYRPQRVMIEWNGMWNVENFLELELPDNWEMVQIITTIDASTYNNYLNNMKSIMIGQFKYSDTIIFNRCDDSTDKIALRRSVKPVNRKGQIIYESENGVTDDAGEEVLPFDLNAEIIDLYDEDFGLFYMDALDNPKKYDGKTVRFRAMVYKSNQFPKGSFVPGRFAMTCCADDIAFIGFLCKAGKAGPLPFEFLKMRSWITVTAKIKCEYYKEYRGEGPILYAQRIEKAEEPKEKLVYFN; encoded by the coding sequence ATGGAAATACCGGTTTATTTAGTTAATGGATTTTTAGAGAGCGGCAAGACAAGCTTTGTCAATGAAACATTCAGTGATCCTGAATTTACAAATGGAGAAAAGACATTACTTATCCTTTGTGAAGAAGGTATAGAAGAATATGATGAAAAGCAACTTGCTGCAATGAATGTAGATATCGTTACCGTAGAAGAGGAAGAAGAATTTACGGAAGAACTTTTAGCACAATATCAATCCTTTTATCGACCACAACGTGTTATGATAGAATGGAATGGTATGTGGAATGTAGAAAATTTTCTAGAACTTGAGTTACCTGATAATTGGGAAATGGTTCAAATAATTACTACAATTGATGCATCGACATATAATAACTATTTAAATAATATGAAGTCAATTATGATTGGTCAATTTAAGTATTCAGATACCATCATTTTTAATCGATGTGACGATTCAACCGATAAGATTGCTTTACGTAGAAGTGTAAAACCAGTGAATCGTAAAGGTCAAATTATTTATGAATCTGAAAATGGTGTAACAGATGATGCTGGTGAAGAAGTGCTACCATTTGATTTAAATGCTGAAATTATTGACTTGTATGATGAAGATTTCGGATTATTTTACATGGATGCATTAGATAATCCAAAGAAATACGATGGAAAAACCGTTCGCTTTCGTGCAATGGTATATAAGTCAAATCAATTTCCAAAAGGAAGCTTCGTGCCAGGAAGGTTTGCTATGACTTGCTGTGCAGATGACATTGCATTTATTGGTTTCTTGTGTAAAGCTGGAAAAGCTGGTCCATTGCCTTTTGAGTTTCTTAAAATGCGTTCATGGATTACAGTTACAGCTAAAATAAAGTGTGAATATTATAAGGAATATCGCGGAGAAGGTCCAATTCTTTATGCGCAAAGAATTGAAAAGGCAGAAGAGCCTAAGGAAAAATTGGTATATTTTAATTAA
- a CDS encoding YicC/YloC family endoribonuclease has protein sequence MLKSMTGFGRCEIDTTERKLIVELKAVNHRYLEISIKMPKKISLFETGIRNVLKQYVNRGKVDVFITYEDYTEGKACVKYNKEIAKEYYDNLQQMSADFGIDNDVRVSLLSRFPDVLTLEEQTVDENELWELIEQTVKQAAERFVETRINEGSHLKNDLIQKLDNMISLVDFIEEREPQILSEYRKKLTDKVNELLGDTKIDESVLATEITIFADKICVDEETVRLKAHINSMKETLLEGSNVGRKLDFIAQEMNREANTILSKANDLIVSNKAIDLKTEIEKIREQIQNIE, from the coding sequence ATGTTAAAAAGCATGACTGGTTTTGGCCGATGCGAAATCGATACGACAGAACGAAAATTAATCGTTGAGCTAAAGGCAGTGAATCATAGATATTTAGAAATATCTATTAAGATGCCGAAAAAGATTAGCTTATTTGAGACAGGGATTCGAAATGTATTAAAGCAATACGTCAATCGTGGAAAGGTAGACGTATTTATTACATACGAAGACTATACAGAGGGCAAAGCTTGTGTAAAATACAATAAAGAAATCGCAAAAGAATATTATGATAATTTACAGCAGATGAGTGCAGATTTTGGAATAGATAATGATGTAAGAGTTTCATTACTATCTAGGTTTCCAGATGTATTAACATTAGAAGAACAAACAGTTGATGAGAACGAATTATGGGAACTTATAGAGCAAACAGTGAAGCAAGCAGCAGAACGTTTTGTTGAGACTAGAATTAATGAAGGCAGTCATTTGAAGAATGATTTAATTCAGAAATTAGATAATATGATTTCACTCGTTGACTTTATTGAGGAAAGAGAACCACAAATCCTCAGTGAGTATAGAAAAAAGCTAACAGATAAAGTAAATGAACTTCTTGGTGATACTAAGATAGATGAAAGTGTGTTAGCAACAGAAATTACTATATTCGCAGATAAAATTTGTGTTGATGAAGAAACCGTTCGTTTAAAAGCACATATCAATAGCATGAAAGAAACATTACTTGAAGGAAGTAATGTTGGGCGAAAACTTGATTTTATCGCTCAAGAGATGAATCGAGAAGCAAATACAATTCTTTCAAAAGCGAATGATTTAATTGTTTCTAATAAAGCAATTGACTTAAAGACTGAAATAGAAAAAATTCGTGAGCAAATACAAAATATAGAATAA
- the ltrA gene encoding group II intron reverse transcriptase/maturase, producing MKETKKCDDSRQLNTESGHLQKDRVELESYAKAPSISMTSDNRQNARREYHYGLLEKIISNENLNEAFKRVKKNKGSHGIDKMGVDELLPYLRSHGEELKQSIADGSYKPNPVRRVEIPKDNGKTRPLGIPTVVDRVIQQAVSQVLTPIFEKKFSENSYGFRPNRNAHQAILKCKEYMDEGYKWAVDIDLEKYFDTVNHDRLIGLIYKEVKDIRVIGLIRKYLNAGVMEKGLVSATVEGVPQGGNLSPLLSNIMLHELDMELERRGLKFCRYADDCNVYVKSKKSAERVMKSITEFIEKDLKLKVNKEKSKVDRPWKLKYLGYTFYNKKGEMGIRVHQVSVKKLKGKLKSITGRSNAMSMELRAIKLKQLIVGWISYFKLADMKGTLRELDEWLRRRLRLCYWKQWKKIKTKHDNLVKLGVENWKAWEHANTRKGYWRISNSPILNSTLTNKYLREQGFITLSERYSQIR from the coding sequence TTGAAAGAAACAAAGAAATGTGATGACAGCAGACAACTGAATACAGAATCAGGTCATTTGCAAAAGGATAGAGTGGAACTCGAAAGCTATGCAAAGGCGCCGAGCATTTCTATGACGTCGGATAACAGACAGAACGCCCGAAGAGAATATCACTATGGATTGCTAGAGAAAATCATTAGTAATGAAAATCTAAATGAAGCCTTTAAACGTGTAAAGAAGAATAAAGGAAGTCATGGAATCGACAAGATGGGAGTAGATGAACTTCTACCATATCTAAGAAGTCATGGCGAAGAGCTTAAGCAATCCATAGCAGATGGAAGTTATAAACCGAATCCCGTAAGAAGGGTAGAGATACCAAAGGATAACGGGAAAACAAGACCATTAGGGATACCAACTGTAGTAGACCGAGTGATACAACAGGCAGTATCACAAGTACTAACGCCAATCTTTGAGAAGAAATTTTCAGAGAATAGTTATGGATTTAGACCAAATCGAAACGCGCATCAAGCAATTCTAAAATGTAAAGAATACATGGATGAAGGCTATAAATGGGCGGTAGATATAGATTTAGAAAAGTACTTTGATACTGTCAACCACGATAGGTTAATTGGGCTGATTTATAAAGAAGTCAAGGATATACGAGTAATCGGACTGATAAGGAAGTATCTAAATGCAGGAGTGATGGAAAAGGGATTAGTAAGTGCTACTGTAGAAGGAGTGCCTCAAGGTGGGAACTTATCTCCACTATTAAGTAATATCATGTTGCATGAACTAGATATGGAATTAGAACGAAGAGGACTTAAGTTCTGCCGTTATGCAGATGATTGCAATGTATACGTGAAATCAAAGAAATCAGCAGAGCGAGTTATGAAAAGTATCACGGAGTTTATAGAAAAGGACTTGAAGCTTAAAGTTAACAAAGAGAAAAGTAAGGTAGACCGACCATGGAAACTAAAATATTTAGGATATACCTTTTACAATAAGAAAGGTGAAATGGGAATAAGAGTACATCAAGTTTCTGTTAAGAAGTTAAAAGGAAAACTTAAGAGTATCACTGGAAGAAGTAATGCAATGAGTATGGAACTCAGAGCTATTAAACTAAAACAATTAATTGTTGGCTGGATAAGTTACTTCAAACTAGCAGATATGAAAGGTACTTTACGAGAACTTGATGAGTGGCTAAGAAGACGTTTACGTCTTTGTTACTGGAAACAGTGGAAAAAGATTAAAACGAAACATGATAACTTAGTTAAACTAGGGGTAGAGAATTGGAAAGCATGGGAACATGCGAATACAAGGAAAGGCTACTGGAGAATCTCCAATAGCCCAATCTTAAATTCAACTCTTACCAATAAATATCTTAGAGAACAAGGTTTTATAACACTTAGTGAAAGATATTCGCAAATAAGGTAA
- a CDS encoding phosphoglycerate kinase produces the protein MLNKKTVDDINVKGKRVLVRCDFNVPLQDGKITDDTRLVAAIPTINKLISDGGKVILCSHLGKPKGEPKPELSLAPVAEALSKLLGQTVKFAADATVVGENAKAAVAEMKEGEVVLLENTRYRAEETKNGEEFSKELASLCDVFVNDAFGTAHRAHCSNVGVTKYVDTAVVGYLMQKEIDFLGNAVNNPVRPFVAILGGSKVSSKISVINNLLDKVDTLIIGGGMAYTFMKAMGEEVGNSLLEADYLDYAKEMMEKAEKNGVKLLIPVDTVVAKEFSNDVPFRTVGRGEIAADEEGLDIGEKTRELYADAIKSAKTVVWNGPMGVFELSNFAKGTIAVAEALASIDATTIIGGGDSAAAVNQLGFGDKMTHISTGGGASLEFLEGKELPGVAAANDK, from the coding sequence ATGTTAAATAAGAAAACAGTTGATGATATAAATGTAAAAGGTAAAAGAGTTTTAGTACGTTGTGATTTCAATGTGCCATTACAAGATGGAAAAATTACAGATGATACACGTTTAGTAGCAGCAATTCCTACAATTAATAAATTAATCAGTGATGGTGGAAAAGTTATTCTTTGCTCTCACCTTGGTAAACCAAAGGGAGAACCAAAGCCAGAATTATCTTTAGCACCAGTTGCAGAAGCTTTATCTAAATTATTAGGACAGACAGTAAAATTTGCAGCAGATGCAACAGTTGTTGGCGAAAATGCAAAAGCAGCAGTAGCTGAAATGAAAGAAGGCGAAGTAGTTCTTTTAGAAAATACTCGTTATAGAGCAGAAGAAACTAAGAATGGTGAAGAATTCAGCAAAGAATTAGCATCTTTATGCGATGTATTTGTAAATGATGCATTCGGTACAGCTCACAGAGCTCACTGCTCCAATGTTGGTGTAACTAAATATGTTGATACAGCAGTTGTTGGTTATTTAATGCAAAAAGAAATTGATTTCTTGGGAAATGCAGTTAACAATCCAGTGAGACCATTCGTAGCAATTCTTGGTGGATCTAAAGTTTCTTCTAAGATTTCTGTTATTAACAACCTTCTTGATAAAGTAGATACACTTATCATTGGTGGTGGTATGGCATATACATTCATGAAAGCTATGGGTGAAGAAGTTGGTAATTCTTTATTAGAAGCTGATTACCTTGATTATGCAAAAGAAATGATGGAAAAAGCTGAAAAGAACGGAGTTAAATTATTAATTCCTGTTGATACAGTTGTAGCAAAAGAATTCTCTAACGATGTTCCATTTAGAACAGTAGGCCGTGGAGAAATCGCTGCAGATGAAGAAGGTCTTGATATCGGTGAAAAGACTAGAGAACTTTATGCAGATGCTATTAAGAGTGCTAAGACAGTAGTATGGAACGGACCAATGGGTGTATTCGAATTATCTAACTTTGCAAAAGGTACAATTGCTGTAGCAGAAGCATTAGCAAGCATTGATGCAACAACAATCATCGGTGGTGGTGATTCCGCAGCAGCTGTTAACCAATTAGGTTTCGGTGATAAGATGACTCACATTTCTACTGGTGGTGGAGCTTCCTTAGAATTCTTAGAAGGAAAAGAATTACCAGGCGTTGCAGCAGCTAACGATAAATAG
- a CDS encoding spore coat protein, with translation MQEKAMVTDALNAINNGLKGLEDMITQTEHQDLRQTLIKMRNDTETSQYELFSIAKNKNYYTPAKPATPQDIESVKSSICKTQTQF, from the coding sequence ATGCAAGAAAAAGCTATGGTTACAGATGCTCTTAATGCAATTAATAATGGGTTAAAAGGTTTAGAGGATATGATTACACAAACAGAGCATCAAGATTTAAGACAAACGCTCATTAAAATGAGAAATGATACAGAAACTTCACAATATGAATTATTTTCAATTGCTAAAAATAAAAATTATTATACGCCAGCTAAACCTGCGACTCCACAAGATATAGAGAGCGTAAAATCAAGCATATGTAAAACTCAAACACAATTTTAA
- a CDS encoding DUF370 domain-containing protein — MNKLVNIGFGNVINVGKVVAIIRPEAAPIKRMVQNAKDQGNCIDATCGRKCKAVLVTEQGQIVLSALLPETIANRVNQREGTDENRMSGIILS; from the coding sequence TTGAATAAATTGGTCAATATTGGATTTGGTAATGTTATTAATGTTGGTAAAGTGGTAGCAATTATACGTCCTGAAGCAGCACCTATTAAACGTATGGTTCAGAATGCAAAGGACCAGGGAAATTGTATTGACGCTACTTGTGGGAGAAAATGCAAGGCAGTTTTAGTGACTGAACAAGGGCAAATAGTACTCTCAGCATTATTACCTGAGACAATTGCGAACCGTGTCAATCAAAGAGAAGGAACAGATGAGAATCGAATGTCAGGAATTATTTTATCCTAA
- the lepB gene encoding signal peptidase I codes for MNNESNLEEKETEKSSIRQVLETVLYFVVVLTVVLLVERFVMQPVEVDGSSMETTLSNKNHLLLEKLTYIFSEPERFDIIVFQPFEDIDDLYYIKRIIGLPGETVYINNNIIYINGEPLMENYGNENVINDPGIASEEIVLGDDEYFVMGDNRNHSKDSRDETVGLVTKKSIVGRAWCRVWPLKEIGVIRHQ; via the coding sequence ATGAACAACGAAAGTAATCTAGAAGAAAAAGAAACTGAGAAAAGCTCGATACGTCAAGTACTTGAAACTGTGTTATATTTTGTGGTAGTTTTAACCGTAGTTTTATTGGTAGAGCGATTTGTTATGCAACCTGTAGAGGTAGATGGAAGTTCAATGGAAACAACATTATCAAATAAAAACCATTTATTACTTGAAAAACTTACATATATCTTTTCAGAGCCAGAACGCTTTGATATTATTGTATTTCAACCATTTGAGGACATTGATGATTTGTATTATATTAAACGTATTATTGGTTTACCAGGAGAAACTGTCTATATCAATAATAATATTATTTATATCAATGGTGAACCACTCATGGAGAATTATGGTAATGAAAATGTTATCAATGATCCTGGGATTGCAAGTGAAGAGATAGTGCTGGGTGATGATGAATATTTTGTTATGGGAGATAATCGTAATCATAGCAAAGATAGCAGAGATGAAACGGTTGGATTGGTTACTAAAAAGAGTATTGTTGGCCGTGCTTGGTGTAGAGTTTGGCCACTAAAGGAAATTGGTGTAATAAGACATCAATAA
- the gap gene encoding type I glyceraldehyde-3-phosphate dehydrogenase, with protein MAVKVAINGFGRIGRLAFRQMFGAEGYEVVAINDLTNPEMLAHLLKYDSAQGRYDGHTVEAKESSIVVDGKEIKIYAEADASKLPWGDLGVDVVLECTGFYVSKAKSQAHIDAGAKKVVISAPAGNDLPTIVYSVNEGTLTKDDTIISAASCTTNCLAPMADTLNKLAPIEKGFMTTIHAYTGDQMVLDGPHRKGDLRRARAAAVNIVPNSTGAAKAIGLVIPELAGKLDGSAQRVPVPTGSTTELVAVCNKVVTKEEVNAAMKAAANESFGYTEEELVSSDIIGIRFGSLFDATQTKVTSLPDGKTLVKVVSWYDNENSYTSQMVRTIKYFAELA; from the coding sequence ATGGCAGTAAAAGTAGCAATTAATGGTTTTGGACGTATTGGACGTCTTGCATTCAGACAGATGTTTGGTGCTGAAGGATATGAAGTAGTAGCAATTAACGATTTAACTAACCCTGAAATGTTAGCTCATTTATTAAAGTATGACTCAGCTCAAGGTAGATACGATGGACATACTGTAGAAGCAAAAGAATCTTCTATCGTAGTTGATGGAAAAGAAATCAAAATTTATGCAGAAGCAGACGCTTCTAAACTTCCTTGGGGAGATCTTGGTGTAGATGTAGTACTTGAATGTACTGGTTTCTATGTATCCAAGGCTAAATCTCAGGCTCATATCGATGCTGGTGCAAAGAAAGTTGTTATCTCAGCTCCTGCTGGAAATGATCTTCCTACAATCGTATATAGCGTAAATGAAGGTACATTAACTAAAGATGATACAATCATCTCTGCAGCTTCCTGTACAACTAACTGTTTAGCACCTATGGCTGATACATTAAATAAATTAGCTCCAATTGAAAAAGGTTTCATGACTACTATCCACGCTTATACAGGTGATCAGATGGTACTTGATGGACCACATAGAAAAGGCGATTTAAGAAGAGCTCGTGCAGCAGCTGTTAATATCGTTCCTAACTCAACTGGTGCAGCAAAAGCTATCGGTTTAGTTATTCCAGAATTAGCTGGAAAATTAGATGGTTCCGCACAGAGAGTTCCAGTTCCAACAGGTTCTACAACTGAATTAGTTGCAGTTTGTAACAAAGTTGTAACTAAAGAAGAAGTTAATGCAGCTATGAAAGCAGCAGCTAATGAATCTTTCGGATACACAGAAGAAGAATTAGTATCTTCTGATATCATCGGTATTCGTTTTGGTTCTTTATTTGATGCAACTCAGACAAAAGTTACATCTTTACCAGATGGAAAAACTTTAGTTAAAGTTGTTTCTTGGTATGATAATGAAAATTCATACACAAGCCAGATGGTTAGAACAATTAAGTATTTCGCTGAATTAGCTTAA
- the rpoZ gene encoding DNA-directed RNA polymerase subunit omega: protein MLHPSYTDLMQVVNSEVEQGEQPVVNSRYSIVLATAKRARQIIDGATPLVESSCNKPLSIAVEELYRSKVKIVGDETE, encoded by the coding sequence ATGTTACATCCATCTTATACGGATTTAATGCAAGTAGTAAATAGTGAGGTAGAACAAGGTGAACAGCCAGTTGTAAATAGTAGATATTCTATCGTTCTTGCAACAGCTAAGAGAGCAAGACAAATTATTGATGGAGCTACCCCTTTGGTGGAAAGTTCTTGTAACAAGCCTTTATCTATTGCTGTTGAAGAATTATATAGATCTAAGGTTAAGATCGTCGGTGATGAAACAGAATAG
- the lepB gene encoding signal peptidase I, with amino-acid sequence MMEEKNSNKKEESMDVSTTQVGKKEEKKRRMWIEISIYIILLFICGYIIPRFVLQRTIIDGSSMETNLYDNENVLVEKVSKHFKNYDRFDIIVFYPYGKGTKDYYVKRVIGLPGETIQIKDGIIYINGEELNENYGKDPIEDGGIAEKPIVLADDEYFVLGDNRRVSKDSRIEDVGPVSKDKIGGKVILRIWPFSKFGFVK; translated from the coding sequence ATGATGGAAGAAAAGAACTCCAATAAAAAAGAAGAATCTATGGATGTAAGTACTACGCAAGTAGGAAAAAAAGAAGAAAAGAAAAGAAGAATGTGGATAGAAATTAGTATTTATATTATATTGCTTTTCATTTGTGGTTATATTATACCTAGATTTGTATTGCAAAGGACGATTATAGATGGTTCTTCCATGGAAACAAATTTATATGATAACGAAAATGTTCTTGTAGAAAAAGTGTCAAAACATTTTAAAAATTACGATCGCTTTGATATTATTGTATTTTATCCATATGGCAAAGGGACAAAAGATTATTATGTGAAACGAGTAATCGGATTACCTGGAGAAACAATACAAATAAAAGATGGAATTATTTATATCAATGGTGAAGAGCTGAACGAAAATTATGGGAAAGACCCAATAGAAGATGGTGGAATTGCAGAGAAGCCAATTGTATTAGCAGATGATGAGTATTTTGTACTAGGAGATAACCGAAGGGTTAGCAAAGATAGTAGAATAGAAGACGTTGGACCTGTTAGTAAAGATAAAATTGGTGGTAAAGTAATTTTAAGAATCTGGCCGTTTTCTAAGTTTGGATTCGTTAAATAA
- the tpiA gene encoding triose-phosphate isomerase, with product MRKKIIAGNWKMNKTPSETVKLIEELKPLVNNEEVDVVFCVPAISLTTAIEAAKGSNISIGAENMYYEESGAYTGEIAPNMLTDIGVKYVIIGHSERREYFAESDETVNKKVLKAFEHGITPIICCGETLTQREQGITIDFIRTQIKIAFVNVTAEQAKRAVIAYEPIWAIGTGKVATTEQAQEVCAAIRACIAEIYDEATANEIRIQYGGSVSADSAPELFTQPDIDGGLVGGASLKLDFGKIVNYNK from the coding sequence ATGCGTAAGAAAATAATTGCAGGAAACTGGAAGATGAATAAAACTCCTAGTGAAACTGTAAAATTAATTGAAGAATTGAAACCTCTTGTAAACAATGAAGAGGTAGATGTTGTTTTTTGTGTACCAGCTATTTCATTAACAACTGCGATAGAAGCGGCTAAGGGCAGTAATATTTCTATCGGAGCAGAAAATATGTATTATGAAGAAAGTGGAGCATATACGGGGGAAATTGCTCCAAACATGCTAACAGACATCGGTGTAAAATATGTAATTATCGGCCATTCAGAGAGACGTGAATATTTTGCTGAATCAGATGAAACTGTAAATAAGAAGGTGTTAAAAGCTTTTGAACATGGTATCACCCCTATAATTTGCTGTGGTGAAACTTTAACACAACGAGAGCAAGGAATCACAATCGATTTTATACGTACGCAAATTAAAATTGCGTTTGTTAATGTTACAGCTGAGCAGGCAAAAAGAGCTGTAATTGCGTATGAACCAATCTGGGCTATTGGTACAGGCAAAGTTGCAACCACAGAGCAAGCACAAGAAGTTTGTGCTGCTATTAGAGCTTGTATTGCTGAAATCTATGATGAGGCTACTGCTAATGAAATTCGCATTCAATATGGTGGAAGTGTATCCGCTGACAGTGCACCTGAGCTATTTACACAACCAGATATTGATGGTGGTTTAGTTGGTGGAGCAAGCTTAAAACTAGATTTTGGAAAGATTGTTAATTATAACAAATAA